A single genomic interval of Xyrauchen texanus isolate HMW12.3.18 chromosome 40, RBS_HiC_50CHRs, whole genome shotgun sequence harbors:
- the LOC127633641 gene encoding L-seryl-tRNA(Sec) kinase-like isoform X1, translating to MFPAGACLCVLCGLPAAGKSRLAQVLRDRAQSRGWETLLVTYDELILARDWRESEWKQQRKTVVMCLERFLRHTHTETTEDIWTRFEQMHTHQQPDSQTHTQPLVILLDDNFYYQSMRHEIYQLARNNSLGFCQVFLRCELHVCLQRNQQRSQRVPDEVLQQMSVRMEPPDPTRNSWEQQSLTVDNTENITDAVVLKMMDMLGFALENPLRPIQDDSQQKEADRQICACSVVHQADQMCRRIISQTVTSARENQASSGVLKVLAKELNELKTGFLREFKKEVLHRVSVCPEEPVNTEKLLTDAARAFERDTHEIASKHGHL from the exons ATGTTTCCCGCAGGCGCGTGTCTCTGTGTCCTGTGCGGTTTACCGGCTGCGGGGAAGTCCCGCCTGGCGCAGGTGCTGCGGGATCGCGCGCAGAGCCGCGGGTGGGAGACGCTGCTCGTGACGTATGACGAACTGATCCTGGCGCGCGACTGGCGCGAG AGTGAATGGAAGCAGCAGAGAAAGACAGTGGTGATGTGTTTGGAGAGATTCCtgcgtcacacacacactgagacgaCTGAAGACATCTGGACACGCTTTGAGCAGATGCACACGCATCAGCAGCCcgactctcaaacacacacacagccgcTCGTCATCCTGCTGGACGACAACTTCTACTATCAGAGTATGAGACACGAGATCTACCAGCTGGCCAGAAACA ACTCGCTGGGCTTCTGTCAGGTGTTCCTGCGCTGTGAACTGCACGTGTGTCTGCAGAGGAACCAGCAGCGGTCTCAGCGTGTTCCCGATGAAGTTCTGCAGCAGATGAGCGTCCGTATGGAGCCTCCAGATCCCACCAGAAACTCCTGGGAGCAGCAGAGCCTGACGGTGGACAACACGGAGAACATCACAGACGCAGTCGT ACTGAAGATGATGGACATGTTGGGGTTTGCTCTGGAGAACCCGCTGAGGCCCATTCAGGATGATTCACAGCAGAAG gaagcagacagacagatttgtGCGTGTAGTGTTGTTCATCAGGCCGATCAGATGTGCAGACGGATCATATCTCAGACGGTGACGTCAGCACGCG AAAATCAGGCGTCTTCAGGAGTTTTGAAGGTTCTTGCTAAAGAGCTGAACGAGCTGAAGACTGGATTCCTGCGGGAATTCAAGAAGGAAGTTCTTCACCGAGTGTCGGTTTGTCCAGAAGAGCCCGTGAACACGGAGAAACTGCTGACGGATGCGGCGAGAGCGTTTGAGCGGGACACGCACGAGATTGCGTCCAAACACGGACATTTATAA
- the LOC127633641 gene encoding L-seryl-tRNA(Sec) kinase-like isoform X2, which produces MFPAGACLCVLCGLPAAGKSRLAQVLRDRAQSRGWETLLVTYDELILARDWRESEWKQQRKTVVMCLERFLRHTHTETTEDIWTRFEQMHTHQQPDSQTHTQPLVILLDDNFYYQSMRHEIYQLARNNSLGFCQVFLRCELHVCLQRNQQRSQRVPDEVLQQMSVRMEPPDPTRNSWEQQSLTVDNTENITDAVVLKMMDMLGFALENPLRPIQDDSQQKEADRQICACSVVHQADQMCRRIISQTVTSARGVFRSFEGSC; this is translated from the exons ATGTTTCCCGCAGGCGCGTGTCTCTGTGTCCTGTGCGGTTTACCGGCTGCGGGGAAGTCCCGCCTGGCGCAGGTGCTGCGGGATCGCGCGCAGAGCCGCGGGTGGGAGACGCTGCTCGTGACGTATGACGAACTGATCCTGGCGCGCGACTGGCGCGAG AGTGAATGGAAGCAGCAGAGAAAGACAGTGGTGATGTGTTTGGAGAGATTCCtgcgtcacacacacactgagacgaCTGAAGACATCTGGACACGCTTTGAGCAGATGCACACGCATCAGCAGCCcgactctcaaacacacacacagccgcTCGTCATCCTGCTGGACGACAACTTCTACTATCAGAGTATGAGACACGAGATCTACCAGCTGGCCAGAAACA ACTCGCTGGGCTTCTGTCAGGTGTTCCTGCGCTGTGAACTGCACGTGTGTCTGCAGAGGAACCAGCAGCGGTCTCAGCGTGTTCCCGATGAAGTTCTGCAGCAGATGAGCGTCCGTATGGAGCCTCCAGATCCCACCAGAAACTCCTGGGAGCAGCAGAGCCTGACGGTGGACAACACGGAGAACATCACAGACGCAGTCGT ACTGAAGATGATGGACATGTTGGGGTTTGCTCTGGAGAACCCGCTGAGGCCCATTCAGGATGATTCACAGCAGAAG gaagcagacagacagatttgtGCGTGTAGTGTTGTTCATCAGGCCGATCAGATGTGCAGACGGATCATATCTCAGACGGTGACGTCAGCACGCG GCGTCTTCAGGAGTTTTGAAGGTTCTTGCTAA
- the LOC127633641 gene encoding L-seryl-tRNA(Sec) kinase-like isoform X3: protein MCLERFLRHTHTETTEDIWTRFEQMHTHQQPDSQTHTQPLVILLDDNFYYQSMRHEIYQLARNNSLGFCQVFLRCELHVCLQRNQQRSQRVPDEVLQQMSVRMEPPDPTRNSWEQQSLTVDNTENITDAVVLKMMDMLGFALENPLRPIQDDSQQKEADRQICACSVVHQADQMCRRIISQTVTSARENQASSGVLKVLAKELNELKTGFLREFKKEVLHRVSVCPEEPVNTEKLLTDAARAFERDTHEIASKHGHL from the exons ATGTGTTTGGAGAGATTCCtgcgtcacacacacactgagacgaCTGAAGACATCTGGACACGCTTTGAGCAGATGCACACGCATCAGCAGCCcgactctcaaacacacacacagccgcTCGTCATCCTGCTGGACGACAACTTCTACTATCAGAGTATGAGACACGAGATCTACCAGCTGGCCAGAAACA ACTCGCTGGGCTTCTGTCAGGTGTTCCTGCGCTGTGAACTGCACGTGTGTCTGCAGAGGAACCAGCAGCGGTCTCAGCGTGTTCCCGATGAAGTTCTGCAGCAGATGAGCGTCCGTATGGAGCCTCCAGATCCCACCAGAAACTCCTGGGAGCAGCAGAGCCTGACGGTGGACAACACGGAGAACATCACAGACGCAGTCGT ACTGAAGATGATGGACATGTTGGGGTTTGCTCTGGAGAACCCGCTGAGGCCCATTCAGGATGATTCACAGCAGAAG gaagcagacagacagatttgtGCGTGTAGTGTTGTTCATCAGGCCGATCAGATGTGCAGACGGATCATATCTCAGACGGTGACGTCAGCACGCG AAAATCAGGCGTCTTCAGGAGTTTTGAAGGTTCTTGCTAAAGAGCTGAACGAGCTGAAGACTGGATTCCTGCGGGAATTCAAGAAGGAAGTTCTTCACCGAGTGTCGGTTTGTCCAGAAGAGCCCGTGAACACGGAGAAACTGCTGACGGATGCGGCGAGAGCGTTTGAGCGGGACACGCACGAGATTGCGTCCAAACACGGACATTTATAA